The segment GAAGAAAACATGACTGAATTCTTTTTCCCCCATTGATGAGGAAGGAtgagggtggggatgggaagTGTTTGCAGGGCTCTCTATGTGGGCCTTTCCCGTCACTGAGAGATGTTTGAAGAGGTGGGAAGAAATATTTGGGATTgtgggaaaggagggaaacaCATCCTATGCTAGTTGAGTCTAAATTTCTTTAACTGACCACTTGATATCTTCAGTGCCTCTCCCTTATGGCATACACAtggactgtgtgaccctggacaagtcatatgacacccagctgcctcagttctctcatcagtaaaatggggataataacagcatctcttcaaaaaattatttatttatttctagttttcagcatttgcttttataagattttgagttctaaatttccaccccactcccttcatccctcccttcccctaagACAGcttgcagtctgatataggctacataagtacagtcatattaaacatttccacattggtcacgttgtgaaagaagaatcagaacaaaagggaaaaaccatgagaaagaaaaacaaacaacaacaaaatagaaaccTCTGGATGTGTTCAGTATTGTCCCTCAGGAGTCTTTCGGAATCATCGCATTgttcagaagagctaagtctaacaaagtcagtcatcacacagcGTAACAACATCTGTTCTGCAGGGCTCTTaggaggatcaactgagatacttgtaaaatgctctgcaaaccttaaaggattaTCTGTAAATGCTATCATACTGATGTACTGAGACATGGATAAGCCAGTAAATACATGTATTTTTAAGTTAAAAGTATACCATTTAAAGACACGCTTCAGccagttttcctcattttaaagattaaacaAATGCCCTCATTTCATTAAATAACATGTTGGGGGCCTGACATCATGGCAGCCAAATGGTTTTGCTAAGCTAGGCACAGCTTCCATTTCAGTAGAATCTAAGTCTCCTGTACACCGAGCTGCAAAGCCCTCGAAAAACACCCCAAATCATCCTTTCCCGGGATGTTTCAGTCactctgggaaaaaataaaaaataaaggatttaTAAAGAAATCATAGTTCGTAgttcagaacaaaacaaaacaacacaaccCTTTGTTATGATCTGGCCATAATAATGAAAAGATGCTTTTCACATACCTAGGATAAgcattttaaatctaattttatgTACAAGAAATATAGCAGGTTCACAAATTACCCTTAAATTCCACTTAGAAAACAAACAACACAACACATCACTTTGAACAAGATATATGAATTCTCTTCTAACTATAAAGTTGGTCTTAGACCTGCCCACGTTTATCAGAATGGACCACTCCATTGCCAAGACAGTCTAGGTCTTTCCTTCCTGCCGCATGCTAACTCTTGTGAGCATGGAAATGGAATCACAGGGGGTTTAGGGCAGAGTATAAAAGGAGACAAGAAGATGTCTGTTTTTAGGCCAATGGCCTGATGCCTCTTAGTTGTCCTCCATTTCCTTTCGTTCCCAGAGGTCTGGATCACTCTTCGTTTCCATGGTCTGTGCTAAACCATGGAGTCCATAGTTTTACTGGTGGTATTTTGTCGGATTCTTCCATTTCCCGAAGATAGTTCTTGAGCACAGTAGAGATACTGGGGGGATTTGAATAATTTATGTGTTCATTCACTTCACCCAGTGATTCCCAGTTCACAAAGCACATGGCACTGGGGGAATGTCCGTGCTGTATTCTGGTTTTTGTGATCACTGAGCTTAGGTCTGGGCAATAGCTGCTGTTCAAGGAAGGAATCAAGTTAGCCTGTGGTCTGTGATGATATAAGCATCCTTGATACCCAGCACAATGGTACTTATTCTCTTCTTGTTGATAATTCAGAGTTTACAAGCAAGAATCCCACTCAAGATATAGCCATTGTCTTATAAACTTCCAGAATAATTCACTTAATTGCATtcagcatggtgtctggcacacacatagtaggcacttaataggtaCTTCTTGACTTGTCTGAACTGTGGGCATGTGCTACAGCTGGTACATGCTGGTGGCCTGAGCATTGTTGGAAGCAATAAAACTTTTAGAGTTATCATCGCTGGACTGATACTGACTTATTTTCCCTGCTGCATAAGGGCATTTGAAGGCCTTCATGAGTTTCCAAAAGTTCTTTCTGAATTTCACCCCAACAAAGGCATACAGTAGAGGGTTGAGGCAAGCCCGTAAATAAGCAATGGCTTCTGTTATTACTAAGGCATAGAGGAAGCGGGGGTCCATGTCATATTCCCAATTTGTGGTGCGGATAAGTTTAATGAGATTGAAAGGCAGTTGGGTTATGACAAACACTGCCACAACTAAAAAGATAATCTTTAAAGACTTGTGCTTCTGGAATCCTTTGGCATGTATCAAGGTCTTGACAATGACTGAGTAGCAAATGATCATGGCTGTTAGAGGCAGGAAGAAACCAATCGTCATTTGGATGGTGAGGGTCACAGTAgaaatttcttcctcttcagtATGACAAACCTGTTTGTTATTTTGAGAAACCTTGGCATACATGAACTGTGGGATGGCAACCAACAGAGAGAGCACCCAAATGATGACATACATAATCTTTCCCACAATCATCCTTTTGGCTTGATAGTTGTGGGTCTTGGTGGCCTGAACTACTGCAACAAACCTGTCAATGGTGATACAAGTGAGGAACAACATGGATGTGTAGAAATTTAAGGTGTACATCCCTAGGACAACCTTgcacatgacttgcccaaagacccACTCGTGAAGGGTGGCATAAATCCAGAATGGCAGAGTACAGATAAACAGCAAGTCAGCTATGGGTAAGTTCAGAAGAAATTGGTCAGTCAAACTCTTTGtcttctggaaaaaaatataGACCACCAGCACCAAGCAGTTCCCCACCAGGCCAAAGGAAAACACCAGCAAATATATGCAGGGTAGGAAAATCTTGCTGAATTTCAGGTAATTCTCATGCTCCTCCTTGCTGAAGTTCTCTACTGATTTCCAAACATCGGGATTGTATTCATAGTCTTCCATGTCTCTCTTTTTAGCAACACCTGAAATTAGACAATAGTTTTCCTCGTTATCTTGGAGCAATGCTACTGCCATCCTCCATCCATCTCCCAGAAATTCAATGGTGCTCATTATCGTACTTCTTATCCAAGACCAAAGAGCCACGTGGTGACTCTGGATTCATCGTTATCACCAAGATACTCAGTATCCATAATATGTACCAAACCATGCAATAACCCTTTCCCAAATGAAGAAAAGTATAATTTTTTGAGCTTTTATCTAATTTGATTTATACTGCTTCACCAGCACTCTGGACTCACCAATTAGCATGGGCTCAGCCCATAATATGAGAACATTGACAGCAGACATACTACTGCTTGAATGATAGGCACTTGATCTTTCTATCCCAAATTCAGAGTTCAGAGACAGTATATATTAGCTCTGACAAATGCAGGCAATACAAACTTTATAGTTTGAAGAGAATTCATGCATATTGTTGAAAGTGTCTTTTTTTTAGTGGAATTAAGGGTAATTTAGTTTAATTTGAGGACAGTTAAGTGGAATTAAGGGTCCATATTATAGATGTGGACACTAAGGCACAGAGGTACCCACTACCACAAAGATTAGAACACATATCTGGTATGATTTAAGGGGTGTTAGAATTTCTCCCCAACCCAAAATATGTCTCACAGTACCTAGAATTCCACCCATTGGAGATTTAATTCTTAAATCTTAAAGAGTTTTGTCTtcaagctttttctttttaaactgaaaTATTCCCAGGAGTAATACCTTAAGTCTTTATCATCCAGAGGTGAGAGAatttatcagtcaatcaataaacattaagaacctactatgtgccaggtactgtgctaagcattgggattTATTTAACAGATTATAAAAGTATGATGGAAATGGGATCCAGAATAGGTCAttgggatgggagagggagtAAAAAGCA is part of the Notamacropus eugenii isolate mMacEug1 chromosome 3, mMacEug1.pri_v2, whole genome shotgun sequence genome and harbors:
- the CXCR6 gene encoding C-X-C chemokine receptor type 6 isoform X2; this translates as MEDYEYNPDVWKSVENFSKEEHENYLKFSKIFLPCIYLLVFSFGLVGNCLVLVVYIFFQKTKSLTDQFLLNLPIADLLFICTLPFWIYATLHEWVFGQVMCKVVLGMYTLNFYTSMLFLTCITIDRFVAVVQATKTHNYQAKRMIVGKIMYVIIWVLSLLVAIPQFMYAKVSQNNKQVCHTEEEEISTVTLTIQMTIGFFLPLTAMIICYSVIVKTLIHAKGFQKHKSLKIIFLVVAVFVITQLPFNLIKLIRTTNWEYDMDPRFLYALVITEAIAYLRACLNPLLYAFVGVKFRKNFWKLMKAFKCPYAAGKISQYQSSDDNSKSFIASNNAQATSMYQL
- the CXCR6 gene encoding C-X-C chemokine receptor type 6 isoform X1, with amino-acid sequence MSTIEFLGDGWRMAVALLQDNEENYCLISGVAKKRDMEDYEYNPDVWKSVENFSKEEHENYLKFSKIFLPCIYLLVFSFGLVGNCLVLVVYIFFQKTKSLTDQFLLNLPIADLLFICTLPFWIYATLHEWVFGQVMCKVVLGMYTLNFYTSMLFLTCITIDRFVAVVQATKTHNYQAKRMIVGKIMYVIIWVLSLLVAIPQFMYAKVSQNNKQVCHTEEEEISTVTLTIQMTIGFFLPLTAMIICYSVIVKTLIHAKGFQKHKSLKIIFLVVAVFVITQLPFNLIKLIRTTNWEYDMDPRFLYALVITEAIAYLRACLNPLLYAFVGVKFRKNFWKLMKAFKCPYAAGKISQYQSSDDNSKSFIASNNAQATSMYQL